The genomic segment AGATTGATGTAAAGGGGATGAGTTGTGCATCTTGTGTTGGAAATGTAGAAAGTGCCATTAAAAATACGCCGGGTGTAAAAGAGGTTTCTGTGAATCTGGCTACTGAAAAAGCAACAGTGCAATTTTATTCAGGAGCAACGAATGCCTCAAAGATTATAGAATCTATTCAGGATACAGGTTACCAGGCAGAACTGATCACTCCCGAAGATGACCGGCTTGATAGAAAAAAAGAGGAGAAAGACCGGGAATTAAAAGATATAAAACGTTCTCTTATCATTGCTGCGGCTTTTAGTATTCCTATCTTTTTGATTGAGATGGCATCTCATTTTATAACGCCGGTAGGGAACTGGCTGGAAAGCACGGTCAGCTCACAAAACCTGTACTACCTGTTTTTTGTATTGGCAAGTGTAGTTCAGTTTGGCCCCGGTTTGAGATTTTACAAAAAAGGCTGGCCGTCTTTGGTGAAAGGAACTCCGGACATGAACTCTCTTGTGATGCTGGGTACCACTGCCGCCTATGGATATTCAGTTGTCGCTACTTTTCTGCCACAACTACTGCCAAGCGGAACGGTGAATGTCTATTATGAGGCCTCGGCCGTTATTGTGACGCTTATTTTGGCCGGCCGATATATGGAAGCCATCGCTAAAGGGCGGACCAGTGAAGCGATTAAGCGGCTCCTGAATCTTCAGGCCAAAAATGCACGGATTGTACGAAACGGACAGGAGATGGATCTGCCGGTTGAAAATGTACAGATTGGCGATACTGTTATTGTTCGACCCGGTGAGAAAATTCCGGTAGATGGTGAAGTGGTAGATGGCGAATCTTATATTGACGAGTCGATGATTTCCGGTGAGCCGATTCCGGTTCAGAAGACAAAGGGTGATGAAGTCATAGGAGGAACCATCAACAAAAATGGAAGCCTTTGGTTTAAAGCGACAAAAATAGGGGCGGATACGGTTCTGGCTCAAATCGTGCAGATGGTTGAGGAAGCTCAGGGATCCAAACTGCCCATTCAGTCGATGGTGAATAAAGTGACCCACTACTTTGTTCCGACGGTGATTACACTGGCAATCATTACATTTGGAATATGGTTAATCTGGGGCCCCGACCCTGCGCTTACGTTTGCATTGGTAAATGCGGTAGCTGTTTTGATTATCGCTTGTCCATGTGCAATGGGTTTGGCTACACCTACGTCTATCATGGTGGGAACCGGGAAAGCGGCTGAAATGGGAGTGCTGTTCCGTCAGGGTGATGCACTTCAGGCCCTTCGAAATACAGATACGATTATTCTCGATAAAACCGGTACCCTCACAAAAGGTCAGCCCGAATTGACCGATCTGCAAACAGTGAATGGCTTCGATTCCAGTCAAATACTACAATGGGTGGCTTCGGTGGAGAAAAGCTCTGAACATCCCATCGGGGAAGCGATTGTTCAGGCAGCAAAAGAGAAAGAGTTAGACTTGGTTGAGGTTTCTGATTTTAACTCAAGAACCGGTTTTGGTATTGAAGCTGTCGTTGACGGAAAACAGATTTTAATTGGGGCAGACCGATTGATAAGAGACGCCGGCTTACACCTGAGCCAGTTTGAAGAGAAAGCAAACGGGTTGTCTGATGAAGGGAAAACACCCGTTTATGTTGCAGTTGATAATAAGGTGGCTGCGATATTAGCTGTGGCCGATTCCATCAAAGAAACCACGCCAGCGGCTATCCGGGCATTGCATGATCTGGATCTTGAAGTGGTGATGCTGACAGGCGATAAAGAGCAAACTGCACGGGCAATTGCCAATGAACTTGGTATTGATGATGTGATTGCAGAAGTGTTACCGGATGGCAAATCGAATGCGGTGAAACAGCTCCAGGAACGAGGCAAGAAAGTGGCGTTTGTGGGAGACGGCATCAACGACGCACCCGCACTTGCCCAGGCTGATGTGGGAATTGCCATTGGAACCGGAACGGATATTGCCATTGAAAGTGCCGAAGTGGTCCTCATGTCAGGCGATCTTCGAAACGTACCGAATGCCATTGCGCTTTCTCAATCCACCATTCGAAACATCAAAGAGAACCTGTTCTGGGCGTTTATCTACAACATTATTCTAATTCCCCTGGCTGCCGGCGCACTCTATCCGGCGTTCGGAATTCTTCTCTCTCCAATCTTTGCTGCCGGAGCGATGGCCGTTTCAAGCGTGTTTGTGCTGGGAAATGCGTTACGGTTGAAGCGGTTTCGTCCGCCGATGATGGCTGTGAGTTGATTCCAAAGTCCTCTTGCCAGTCGCGTTTTTTCTTCGGGGAGAGGGGATTTAGGGGTGGTGTTAAAACAATTTTATAAACTCTGTGACAAACCTATGGAATTTTAAGCCTGAGATTGATCTCTTTTTACCCATTTCTTAACGAGTTGACTGGCTTCACTGCTCGAGTGCAGATTATCGGATTCGGCATCTTGAATTCCTTCGTCAATGGCTATTTTCTCATCGTCAGTTAATTGTTGCTGTAGCATGCTTTTATTTTTTATACACATACCCAAATATCTGAATAACTATAAAGGTTCCCGTTAATCCCGTTATTGAAGCAATCAGATCGAACGTATCATAGACGTTGTTCCCTCCAAGGTTATGAAATTTTAGTTCCTGGGATAGAACATATATTGCAGCTATAACAACTGCACAAATATGGATCTGTATATCCTTAATCGTGCTCGTTTTTTTGATAAATGATTGATGTATCTGTAAGAGAATTCCAGTCAGGAGAAGAGTCCCTATTATTGCTTCTAATAAATTTGGGATGGAGTTGGTAAGTATTAATACAAATCCTGACCATTCATTTTCTAATATCCAGGGCCTTAGTACAGCTTGTTCAGGATAAACAATAGGATAGATACGCCAAATAAGTATCTAACATATTTTTTTATCTGTATCTCTTTCATAAGTTATCAACCCGAAAAACTAAGTTCCAAATTTCACCTGATTTCATCTCTGATATTAGTCAGATCCAGAATCAATCCACCCCAAATGTGTATGCTTAAAACTGTCCACAAATTTTAGTCCATATCCGATAATCCTGTCCAGGCTTGAATGGCCAAACAGGATAATGCCTGCCAGTTCGAGCCATGCATTCCCAAGATACCATCCGAGGCATAAAACAAGAATCGCCACAGCTTTGTGGTGGAACAGGTTGTACGTCCATGCTCCAACTTGGTTTCCTGCAAGGTAGCCAAGCATTCCAATATCAGGAGCGAGAATCAGCAGGGCGTACCACCACCATGCAAAGTCAGTCATGCTAAAAAGAACAATAGAAAAGCCGAACATGGCAATTTCTTCGAGTTTAATGAGGTTTTTCATAGTGCGCATTTGTTAAATACTAAGCTCCGCGTTTCACCGCGCCCTCAGCGGTTTAATTAATAACCGCAGTGAACGCTGAGGAACGCTGAGAAATGAATTAATCATCAATCGCCTGGAACACCAACTGCCGGAACTTCCAGCCGGTTTGGTCTCCGGTTGGGCCTTGGGTTTGTTTGAAGATCAGGCCAATTAGATTTTCATTTGGATCCGCAAAATACTGGGTATTGAAGTATCCTCCCCAATCAAATGTGCCGAGGCTTCCGCGGCCGCCCATCGCTTCGCCTTTTTCGTCAATCAAACCGAACGCCAGTCCGTAATCGGTACCGCCGTCGCCCAAAAGATCACCGACTTGGTTTTGCATCATAAAGTTGACCGTGGTTCTGCTGAGGAGTCGTGTTCCGTCGTACTCACCGTTATTCAAATACATCTGCAGGAATTTGGCGTAATCTTCAACGGTACTGGAGAGGCCGGCCCCGCCTGAGAAGAATGTCATTTCGCCCGTTCTTGGGTAATCGGGATCGTAAAACGTAACAGGGTAGGGTTCCCAATCACCATTCTCATCTTTGCGCTGCACGGTAACCAATCTGTCATGCTTAGATTCGGGAAGGTAGAACCAGGTATCATCCATGCCAAGCGGATCAAAAATGTGTGTTCTCAAATACTCATCAAACGGCATGCCGGAGATCTCCTCAATAAAATATCCCAGTACATCCAGGCCTTCGCTGTAGGTAAATTTTGATCCCGGCTCATGATGAAGCGGAAGTTTGGCGAGTTTGGTTATGCTCTCTTCAATGGTGATATCTTCTGTGGTAAACAGATCCGTTACACCGGCTTTTTCATAGATCATCCGCATGCGTTCATCACCGTCAATCACGCCATAACCAATTCCGGACGTGTGAGTGAGAAGATGACGAATGGTAATCTGATTTTCAGCAGGAACTGTTGTATAGGTAGTATCTTCGGAATTAAACGTATCCAGGATTTGAGCATCGCCGAAAATTGGGAGGTATTCAGAAATGGGGTCATCCAACCTGAACAATCCCTTTTCCCATAACATCATCACAGCCGTCGAGGTGATCGCCTTGGTTTGGGATGCAATTCGGAAAATGGTATCTGTTTGTAACTCACGACCGGCTTGGTTATCCGCCATTCCAAACGCTTTTTTGTAAACGATTTCTCCATCTCTGGCTACAAGCGCTACGGCACCGGGAATTTGGTTTTGGTCGATGGCATTTTGGATCATATCATCGATTCGG from the Balneolaceae bacterium genome contains:
- a CDS encoding heavy metal translocating P-type ATPase yields the protein METLKKDPDTSKNKSFMIDVEGMHCASCVSRVEDAIKEVPGVTDTSVNLATEKAKVSYQKKLDTQKIVEAIENAGYNPRLETLQIDVKGMSCASCVGNVESAIKNTPGVKEVSVNLATEKATVQFYSGATNASKIIESIQDTGYQAELITPEDDRLDRKKEEKDRELKDIKRSLIIAAAFSIPIFLIEMASHFITPVGNWLESTVSSQNLYYLFFVLASVVQFGPGLRFYKKGWPSLVKGTPDMNSLVMLGTTAAYGYSVVATFLPQLLPSGTVNVYYEASAVIVTLILAGRYMEAIAKGRTSEAIKRLLNLQAKNARIVRNGQEMDLPVENVQIGDTVIVRPGEKIPVDGEVVDGESYIDESMISGEPIPVQKTKGDEVIGGTINKNGSLWFKATKIGADTVLAQIVQMVEEAQGSKLPIQSMVNKVTHYFVPTVITLAIITFGIWLIWGPDPALTFALVNAVAVLIIACPCAMGLATPTSIMVGTGKAAEMGVLFRQGDALQALRNTDTIILDKTGTLTKGQPELTDLQTVNGFDSSQILQWVASVEKSSEHPIGEAIVQAAKEKELDLVEVSDFNSRTGFGIEAVVDGKQILIGADRLIRDAGLHLSQFEEKANGLSDEGKTPVYVAVDNKVAAILAVADSIKETTPAAIRALHDLDLEVVMLTGDKEQTARAIANELGIDDVIAEVLPDGKSNAVKQLQERGKKVAFVGDGINDAPALAQADVGIAIGTGTDIAIESAEVVLMSGDLRNVPNAIALSQSTIRNIKENLFWAFIYNIILIPLAAGALYPAFGILLSPIFAAGAMAVSSVFVLGNALRLKRFRPPMMAVS
- a CDS encoding DUF4260 domain-containing protein, whose amino-acid sequence is MKNLIKLEEIAMFGFSIVLFSMTDFAWWWYALLILAPDIGMLGYLAGNQVGAWTYNLFHHKAVAILVLCLGWYLGNAWLELAGIILFGHSSLDRIIGYGLKFVDSFKHTHLGWIDSGSD
- a CDS encoding serine hydrolase domain-containing protein, with the protein product MRYLIAIIFVFSSFNSYAQTESILYSPPLAEGVAEDAGMSDERLSRIDDMIQNAIDQNQIPGAVALVARDGEIVYKKAFGMADNQAGRELQTDTIFRIASQTKAITSTAVMMLWEKGLFRLDDPISEYLPIFGDAQILDTFNSEDTTYTTVPAENQITIRHLLTHTSGIGYGVIDGDERMRMIYEKAGVTDLFTTEDITIEESITKLAKLPLHHEPGSKFTYSEGLDVLGYFIEEISGMPFDEYLRTHIFDPLGMDDTWFYLPESKHDRLVTVQRKDENGDWEPYPVTFYDPDYPRTGEMTFFSGGAGLSSTVEDYAKFLQMYLNNGEYDGTRLLSRTTVNFMMQNQVGDLLGDGGTDYGLAFGLIDEKGEAMGGRGSLGTFDWGGYFNTQYFADPNENLIGLIFKQTQGPTGDQTGWKFRQLVFQAIDD